One stretch of Bacteroidota bacterium DNA includes these proteins:
- a CDS encoding NAD(P)-dependent alcohol dehydrogenase — protein MKAIVYTQYGPPDVLQFTEVEKPTPKKNEILVKVHAASANAYDWHLLRAKPFLVRFMGGGFFTPKNRILGADIAGQVEAVGQDVKKFHVGDEVFGDNAAHGAGGFAEYVSAPESAMALKPINLTFAQAAAVPMAGVTALQGLRDFGKIQPGQTVLINGASGGVGTFAIQIAKFFGAHVTAVCSTRNVDQARSLGADRVIDYTQEDFTKLRERYDLILAVNGYHSIAAYKRALVPTGSYLMAGGSTAQIFEALLLAPWFSMTGTQKMGTVSCTPNQKDLIFLKELIEAGKVVPVIDRSYPLRKAADAIRYLEEGHAQGKIIITIA, from the coding sequence ATGAAAGCAATTGTCTACACACAATATGGTCCACCGGATGTTCTACAATTTACAGAGGTAGAAAAACCTACACCGAAGAAGAATGAAATACTGGTAAAAGTTCATGCAGCATCGGCAAATGCTTATGACTGGCATTTGTTAAGAGCCAAACCTTTCCTGGTTCGCTTCATGGGCGGAGGTTTTTTTACACCGAAAAACAGAATACTCGGAGCCGACATTGCGGGGCAAGTTGAAGCGGTCGGGCAAGACGTAAAGAAGTTTCATGTGGGTGACGAGGTGTTTGGCGATAACGCCGCGCATGGTGCGGGGGGATTTGCCGAGTATGTTTCTGCTCCTGAAAGCGCAATGGCATTAAAACCGATCAATTTAACTTTCGCACAAGCAGCTGCTGTGCCGATGGCTGGAGTCACCGCGCTGCAAGGTCTTCGCGATTTCGGTAAGATCCAGCCTGGCCAAACGGTGTTAATCAATGGTGCCTCAGGCGGCGTTGGTACTTTCGCCATACAAATTGCCAAATTCTTCGGGGCACATGTCACAGCAGTTTGCAGCACAAGAAATGTGGATCAAGCACGTTCCCTGGGCGCCGACCGCGTCATTGACTACACTCAGGAAGATTTCACAAAACTCCGGGAACGGTATGACCTGATTCTTGCCGTTAATGGATATCATTCGATTGCAGCATATAAACGTGCATTAGTTCCTACGGGGAGTTATCTTATGGCGGGTGGTTCCACGGCACAAATTTTCGAAGCGTTACTCCTGGCTCCGTGGTTTTCTATGACCGGTACTCAAAAAATGGGGACTGTGTCTTGTACGCCAAATCAAAAGGATTTGATTTTTCTAAAAGAGCTTATTGAAGCGGGTAAAGTAGTACCGGTGATCGATAGATCTTATCCGCTGAGGAAGGCTGCTGATGCTATCCGATACCTTGAAGAAGGACACGCCCAAGGGAAAATAATCATCACAATAGCATAA
- the ccoS gene encoding cbb3-type cytochrome oxidase assembly protein CcoS: MAVMVVMIGFSFLIAVGFLIAFLWSVKSGQYEDKYTPSVRMLFDDTKNNKK, from the coding sequence ATGGCAGTGATGGTCGTAATGATCGGTTTCAGTTTCCTCATCGCCGTAGGCTTCCTTATTGCATTTTTATGGTCTGTAAAATCCGGTCAGTATGAGGATAAATATACTCCATCGGTTCGCATGCTTTTTGATGATACGAAAAACAATAAAAAATAA
- a CDS encoding heavy metal translocating P-type ATPase metal-binding domain-containing protein — protein MEKTPAVTDTLSSCYHCGDTIRGERVEHDGKLFCCSGCKIVFEILQQNDLCTYYSLQQSPGNTPSSIEVSRFAFLDDETIQKQLMDFSDGKINRVTFSLPSVHCSSCIWLLEQLYKLDAGIVESRVEYLKKQVSIKFLSEKTSLRNIVVLLTSIGYEPELRLDSAGKKMESEITRALYYKVGVAGFCFGNAMLFSFPEYLGVDASEQFLKPIFSYLNLLLGVPVFFYCSKDYFTSAIGGLKKKIINIDVPIALGIFLLFGRSAYEIITRTGPGFIDSLCGLLFFLLLGRIFQSKTYDRLNFERNYKSYFPLSVTIKRNGVETTVPLSSLTRGNRIIIRHGEIIPADSILLQGSAAIDYSFVTGESTPVERVLGEMIYAGGKQAGGAIELEVMKEVSQSYLTQLWNNFNHSIREQGQLSELSNSVSKYFTIIVLLLSFGVLAYWLPIDIMTAINAFTGILIVACPCALAISIPFTLGTTLRIFGKNNFFLKNTAVIELLSKIDTIVFDKTGTITHAQQSTVGYVGVDVSKEEINNVFSLVANSVHPVSMMIANYLTGQKREIEDYTESIGKGISGIIDGAEYRIGSKDFVGKIGLDGGAINETRSYLSINGNVKGYYSIKNLYRDGLSEVLSVLSKKMSFAVVSGDNESERPRLQAMFPKGTDLQFNQTPSDKLEYVQSLQAKGQKVLMIGDGLNDAGALLQSNLGIAVTENVAHFSPASDAIVSGSSLKRLSDFVQFASTSMRIVIASFVLAFLYNSVGIYFALQGLLSPIMAAILMPASSITIVLFTTLSTRFLAKKKGLLTWQ, from the coding sequence ATGGAAAAAACCCCCGCTGTTACCGATACACTTTCCTCATGTTACCATTGCGGAGACACGATTCGTGGCGAGCGGGTAGAACATGACGGAAAGTTATTTTGTTGTTCCGGCTGCAAAATTGTTTTTGAAATTTTGCAGCAGAACGATTTGTGCACTTATTATTCGCTTCAACAATCACCCGGAAATACCCCTTCATCCATTGAAGTCTCTCGGTTTGCATTTCTTGATGATGAAACAATCCAAAAACAGTTGATGGATTTTTCTGATGGAAAAATAAACAGGGTTACATTTTCTTTGCCCTCGGTCCATTGCAGTTCGTGCATCTGGCTTTTGGAACAGCTTTATAAACTTGATGCAGGAATTGTTGAATCACGTGTTGAGTATCTCAAGAAACAGGTATCGATTAAATTCCTTTCAGAGAAGACCTCGTTAAGGAATATCGTCGTTCTTCTTACCTCCATTGGATATGAACCGGAATTACGGCTCGATTCTGCCGGAAAAAAAATGGAAAGTGAGATCACCCGCGCGTTATACTACAAAGTGGGGGTCGCAGGATTTTGTTTCGGTAATGCTATGTTGTTCAGCTTTCCTGAATATCTTGGTGTAGATGCAAGTGAACAATTTCTTAAACCGATCTTTTCTTATTTGAATCTTCTTTTAGGTGTACCGGTATTCTTTTATTGCAGTAAGGATTATTTTACCTCGGCAATTGGCGGACTGAAAAAGAAAATCATCAATATCGATGTACCAATAGCACTCGGAATCTTTCTGCTGTTTGGGAGAAGTGCATATGAAATTATTACTCGCACCGGTCCGGGTTTTATTGACTCATTATGCGGTCTGTTGTTTTTTCTTTTGCTGGGAAGAATATTCCAGAGTAAAACATACGACCGCCTGAACTTTGAACGGAATTATAAATCATATTTTCCGCTTTCAGTAACCATAAAAAGAAATGGAGTTGAAACAACAGTTCCTCTTTCATCTCTGACGCGCGGGAATAGAATTATCATCCGGCATGGAGAGATTATTCCTGCCGATTCGATCCTTCTTCAAGGAAGTGCAGCAATCGACTATTCGTTTGTGACAGGAGAATCAACCCCAGTCGAAAGAGTGCTGGGTGAAATGATTTATGCCGGTGGAAAGCAGGCTGGTGGTGCAATTGAACTTGAAGTGATGAAGGAAGTATCACAAAGCTATTTGACCCAATTGTGGAATAATTTCAATCATTCTATACGCGAACAAGGGCAACTCTCAGAATTGTCCAACAGCGTAAGCAAATATTTCACAATTATTGTCCTTTTGCTTTCATTTGGTGTGTTGGCATATTGGCTTCCTATTGATATTATGACTGCGATAAATGCCTTTACGGGGATCCTGATTGTCGCCTGTCCCTGCGCCCTTGCTATTTCGATACCGTTTACGTTAGGGACGACACTCCGCATTTTTGGAAAGAATAATTTCTTCTTAAAAAATACCGCCGTCATTGAACTGCTTTCGAAAATTGATACCATCGTATTTGATAAAACAGGCACTATTACTCATGCCCAACAATCTACAGTTGGTTATGTCGGTGTTGATGTATCAAAAGAAGAAATAAATAATGTATTCTCGCTTGTTGCAAACTCAGTCCATCCGGTCAGTATGATGATAGCGAATTATTTAACAGGTCAAAAAAGAGAGATTGAAGACTATACTGAATCAATCGGTAAAGGAATATCCGGAATAATTGATGGTGCAGAATACAGGATTGGTTCGAAGGATTTTGTCGGGAAGATAGGATTGGACGGGGGAGCGATCAATGAAACTCGGTCATATCTATCCATCAATGGAAATGTTAAAGGATATTACTCGATAAAAAATCTCTATAGAGATGGACTATCTGAAGTGCTTTCTGTCCTGAGCAAGAAGATGAGTTTTGCAGTCGTTTCGGGGGATAATGAATCTGAGCGTCCCCGATTGCAGGCAATGTTCCCGAAAGGAACAGATCTTCAATTCAATCAAACTCCATCGGATAAATTGGAATATGTTCAATCTCTTCAAGCAAAGGGTCAGAAAGTCTTGATGATAGGGGATGGACTGAATGATGCCGGAGCATTACTGCAGAGTAATTTGGGAATTGCGGTGACGGAAAATGTCGCACACTTTTCGCCGGCATCGGATGCGATCGTTAGTGGTTCATCATTGAAGCGACTTTCTGATTTTGTTCAATTCGCATCTACGAGCATGAGAATTGTTATTGCAAGTTTTGTGCTGGCATTTTTGTACAACTCAGTCGGAATATATTTTGCCTTGCAAGGATTGTTATCGCCGATAATGGCAGCGATATTAATGCCTGCAAGTTCTATTACCATTGTCCTGTTTACTACACTATCAACACGGTTCCTGGCAAAAAAGAAAGGATTACTGACATGGCAGTGA